From Pleurocapsa minor HA4230-MV1, the proteins below share one genomic window:
- a CDS encoding Uma2 family endonuclease, giving the protein MAYIRTKKVKGKEYQYLVEGYRDQNGKVKQRTIKYLGAVSANNEGNEMVTTPTKKITFAEYLDYDDGTDKCYELVDGELVVMNPPAKKHFKISRFLVRLFEDFVSRQKLDIEVITGIGVRTGLNKARIPDVSVIDGEVWRSIPDNASAVVQVPLMLAVEIVSPGREQLSRDYTEKVVEYQNSGIPEYWIVDPMEQKITVLVLEDGSYNKTIFTGKSAIGSNTFPGFEITAEEIISA; this is encoded by the coding sequence ATGGCATATATCCGCACCAAAAAAGTGAAGGGAAAAGAGTACCAATACTTAGTTGAAGGGTATCGAGATCAAAATGGTAAGGTCAAACAGCGAACCATCAAGTATTTGGGTGCAGTTTCAGCTAATAATGAAGGAAATGAAATGGTTACTACTCCCACTAAAAAAATAACTTTTGCAGAATATCTAGATTATGACGATGGTACAGATAAGTGTTATGAGTTGGTGGATGGAGAATTAGTAGTAATGAATCCACCAGCTAAAAAACATTTTAAAATCAGTCGTTTTTTAGTAAGACTGTTTGAAGATTTCGTATCTCGCCAAAAATTGGATATTGAGGTGATTACAGGTATCGGAGTAAGAACTGGGTTAAATAAAGCTCGTATACCTGATGTGAGCGTAATTGACGGCGAAGTATGGCGTAGTATACCTGATAATGCCTCGGCTGTGGTTCAAGTACCCCTTATGCTGGCGGTAGAAATAGTTAGTCCTGGTAGAGAGCAACTATCTAGAGACTATACCGAGAAGGTAGTTGAGTATCAAAACTCAGGTATTCCTGAATATTGGATTGTTGACCCCATGGAACAGAAAATAACCGTTCTGGTTCTAGAAGATGGTAGCTACAATAAAACTATATTTACTGGAAAATCAGCGATTGGTTCTAATACATTTCCAGGATTTGAAATAACGGCGGAAGAAATAATATCTGCGTGA
- the ribD gene encoding bifunctional diaminohydroxyphosphoribosylaminopyrimidine deaminase/5-amino-6-(5-phosphoribosylamino)uracil reductase RibD, producing the protein MTNQPQISAFDREMMQKCLQLAQRAAGQTSPNPLVGSVVVKDGVVIGSGFHPGVGQPHAEVFALQDAGQAQGATVYVNLEPCNHYGRTPPCSDALIKAQVAKVVTGMVDPDPRVAGGGIKKLREAGIEVIVGVEESACRQLNEAFIHRILHQQPFGILKYAMTLDGKIATATGHSAWVSSKASRHLVHQVRSTCDAVIIGGNTVRQDNPSLTTHGVTEHNPLRVVMSRSLDLPSNCNLWHDNLADTLIFTENNDPAQQQKLLSDNTHIITVAALTPKIVMEHLYQRGISKVLWECGGTLAAKAIADGTIQKVMAFIAPKIIGGTDAPSPVGNLGFNQMTEALQLQDVDVKVIGSDILLAGYL; encoded by the coding sequence ATGACCAATCAACCTCAAATCTCAGCTTTTGACCGTGAAATGATGCAGAAATGTTTGCAGCTAGCTCAACGTGCAGCAGGACAAACATCACCCAACCCTTTAGTCGGTTCAGTTGTAGTTAAAGATGGCGTAGTGATTGGATCTGGTTTTCATCCAGGAGTTGGACAACCCCATGCAGAAGTATTTGCCTTACAAGATGCAGGACAAGCTCAAGGCGCAACAGTATATGTCAACCTAGAACCCTGTAATCACTATGGGAGAACTCCCCCCTGTTCTGATGCATTAATTAAAGCGCAGGTAGCAAAAGTAGTTACAGGCATGGTAGATCCCGATCCTCGCGTTGCTGGCGGGGGAATTAAAAAGCTACGGGAAGCAGGAATCGAAGTTATCGTGGGGGTAGAAGAAAGCGCCTGTCGTCAACTAAATGAAGCCTTTATCCATCGGATACTGCATCAACAACCCTTTGGCATACTTAAATATGCCATGACTTTAGATGGCAAAATAGCTACTGCGACTGGACATAGTGCTTGGGTGAGTAGTAAAGCTTCCCGTCATCTCGTACATCAGGTAAGAAGCACCTGTGATGCTGTAATCATTGGGGGAAATACAGTCCGCCAAGACAACCCCAGTCTGACTACTCATGGTGTTACCGAACACAACCCGTTGCGAGTTGTTATGAGTCGTAGTCTCGATCTACCCTCTAATTGCAACCTCTGGCATGACAATTTAGCTGACACTCTTATCTTCACTGAAAATAACGATCCTGCACAGCAGCAAAAACTACTCAGTGACAATACTCATATTATTACCGTTGCTGCACTCACGCCAAAAATAGTAATGGAACATCTATATCAAAGAGGAATCTCCAAAGTTCTTTGGGAATGTGGCGGTACATTAGCAGCTAAAGCGATCGCCGATGGTACAATTCAAAAAGTAATGGCATTCATCGCGCCTAAAATCATTGGTGGCACAGACGCACCATCCCCTGTCGGTAACTTAGGTTTCAACCAGATGACAGAAGCATTGCAATTACAAGATGTTGACGTTAAGGTAATAGGTTCAGACATTCTACTCGCAGGATATTTATAA